GCGCGCTGCCCGTGAACCTGCGCGCCCTCGTCATGCCGGCCCGCGCGCTCGCGCCCCGGATGGTCGAGGACACCCAGCCGTGGCCGGGGCCATCGCTCATGTCCATCGCCGGCCGCGGAATGTCACCATCCGCGAGATCGTCCTCGCCGCCACCGGCCAGGAAGGCCGGCCGCCACCGCATCGCAGGGACGGCCGGCCTCGCTGGTCGATGGGGCGTGCCCTCCGGGGACGGGCGTGTCCTCCGGCTACGGGCATGTCCTCCGGCGACGGGGCGTGTCCTCCGGCCGGAGCCGGGCTTCCCCTGCGCCCTGGAGGGGGTGGACGACGGAGTCCTCGTCGGCCCCGCGGAAGCGGCCTTCCCCGCCACTCCCGGTGACGGTGAAACGTATCGCCTGACCTGCGGTTTTCCCGTACGGGTGAACGGGATCGGTGGACCGCCGCCGGTCATTTTCGGCATGCTGGGATCGGTGACGTACCGATAGAGGAGCACACCATGGCAGCAGTCATCGCTGAGCGCCCCCATCATGCCGATGAGTCCGGCTGGGAAGAGGCACTGAGGGTCTGGGAGCGGACGAACGCTCCGGAGGGCTGCAAGGTGGAGATCATCGAGGGGATCGTCACCGTGGCACCACCGCCGGAGAGCGACCACAACGACACCGCGGACGAGCTTCAGCGCCTGCTGTATACCGTCATCCCCCGGGACTGGGGGATCTACCAGACCCAGGGGCTGACCATCCCCGGCAGACACGGGTTGTTCGTTCCGGATCTGGCGGTCATCCCCAAGAAGTTGCTGCCGCGCCCGCGTGAGCGCCGGACAGCTGATGTGGCTCAGCTCATCGTCGAGATCACGACTCGCTCCAACGCGAATCATGACCGTATCGAGAAGCTGAACGGTTATGCCGCGGCGGGCGTCCCCCTGTACCTGCTGCTGGATCCCTGGCACTCCGGAAAGCCGACCGCAACGCTGTACGGGGAGCCGGCGGGCGGTTTGTACCGTGTGCTCGAGACGGTGAAGTACGGCGATGAGATGCACCTCCCCGCGCCCTTCGAGGTCACCGTCGACACGGCACTCTTCCCCGCCGGCTGACTACCTGACGACGAAGGGCCCGCCCCACCAGGACAGGTGGTGGGACGGGCCCTTCGGTCTGCGGGGTGTTACGCGGCCTTCTCCAGGTGGAGCAGGCGGCGTTCGGCCACGGCCTTGCGGGTGGCGTAGAGGGTGATCGAGGCGGCGCCGACCATCGCGGCCAGGCCCAGGAGGACGGTGCCCTCCCAGCCGACGGCGTGGAAGGCGGCGGCGCCGAGGGCACCGCCCAGGCTGCTGCCGACGTAGTACGCGCACTGGTACAGCGCCGACGCCTGGGCGCGCGCCGTCTTGGCGGTGCGGCTGACCGAGGACGAGGCGACCGCATGACCCGCGAAGAAGCCGGCGGTGATCAGGACCAGGCCCGCCAGCACCGCGTAGACGGAGTCGGAGAGCGAGAGCAGCAGACCCGTGGAGGTGGTGCCGACGGCCAGGTAGAGGGCGCCGCGACGGCCCGTGCGGGCGACCAGCTTGCCGGCCGCGGCCGAGGAGACCGTACCGACCAGGTAGATCACGAAGATCGAACCGACGATGCCCTGCGGGAGGTTGAACGGCTCGGCGACCAGGCGGTAGCCGATGACCGTGTAGACCGCGCCGAAGACCGTCATGAACAGCCCGCCGATGGCGTAGAGGCGGCGCAGCAGCGGATCGGCCAGGTGGCCGCCGAGCGTACGGGCCAGCGCCCGCGGGCCGACCGAACGGGGCGCGAAATGCCGGGCCTTGGGGACCAGCAGCCGGAACGTCACCGCACACACCACGGCCAGCACACCCACCGCCGCCAGCGCGGCCCGCCAGCCCCACGCCTGGGCGACCCAGCCGGTCACGATCCGGCCGGACATCCCGCCGATGCTGTTGCCCGCCACGAACAGTCCGATGGCCGCCACCAGCGCCTTGGCGCGTACCTCCTCGGCCAGAAACGCCATCGCCGACGCCGGCAGGCCGGCCAGCGCCACACCCTGGATGCCGCGCAGTGCGATCAGCGCACCGAGCGACGGGGCGAACGGCACCAGCATGGCGATCAGCGCGGCGACCGAGAGGGAGACCGTCATCAGCGTGCGCCGGCCGAAGCGCTCGGAAACCGCGCTCAGCGGGATCACGCCGAGCGCCAGCCCGAAGGTGGCCGCGGACACGGTCCAGCTCGCCTGGTCCGGGCTGACCCCGAGGTCGGTGGAGATCGCGGGCAGCAGCGCCTGCGTGGAGTAGAGGAGGGCGAAGGTCGCCACTCCGGCGGCGAAGAGGGCGAAGCTCATCCGGCGGTAGCCGGGGCCGCCCGGCCGCAGCTTGTCCGACTCGGGGTCGGGGGCGGCGGTGGAGAGAGAAGTGTCAGTGGAAGACGAGGGAGAGGCGGCCGCACGGTCGGTGACGGACGCCCCGGTATCAGCGGGAGGCATGCTTCGAAGGTAGGCCGCCGCGTTTCATGCGTCCAATGCATGGAAACGCCATAATCGATGCTGTGACACATGATCCCAGCTCGCAAGGGCCGCTGTTGCAAGGTCGCAACAGAAAAGATGTTGCCGGAGCGCCGCGGGCCGGCGCGGAGGCGGGGGAGGCGGCCGAGCTCGGGGGCGATTCCTGGGCCGTGGTCCTCGCCCCGCGGCTCGCCCAGTTCACCGCCGTCGCCCGGCACGAACACGTCACCCGCGCCGCGCTGGAACTCGGCATGCCGCAGCCGACGCTCAGCCGCGCCCTCGTCCGCCTGGAGGACGACCTCGGCGTCGCCCTCTTCGCCCGCCATGGCCGCACCCTCTCCCTCACCCCGGCCGGCCGGGCCTTCCTCGCCTCCACCGAGCGCGCGCTGACGGATCTGGAGCGGGCAACGGAGTCCGTACGGGCCGATGTCGACCCCGCCGCCGGGAAGGTGGCCTTCGGCTTTCTCCACACCCTCGGGCCGGAGACCGTGCCCGGTCTGATCCGCAGCTTCCGTGCCGACCACCCGCGCGTCCGCTTCCAGCTCGTCCAGAACTACGGCGAGGCCATGATCGAGCGGATGCGCGCCGGCGACCTCGATCTGTGCCTGACCTCGCCGGTCCCGGACTACCCGGACCTGGTCGCCCGCCGGCTCGACGAGCAGAAGCTGCGCCTGGTCGTCCCGGACGACCATGCGCTGGCCGGCCGGAAGCGGGTCCGGCTCGCCGAGGCCTCCGGCGAGCTGTTCGTCACCCTCGAACCCGGCTACGGGCTGCGCCGGATCACCGACGCGCTGTGTGCCGAGGCGGGCTTCACCCCGCGGATCGCCTTCGAGGGGGAGGAGGCCGAGACGCTGCGCGGCCTGGTCGCGGCCGGTCTCGGCGTGGCACTGCTGCCGCCGCCCGCCGTACCGCGCCCCGGAGTCGCCGAGCTCACGGTGACGGCCCCGCGCGCGGTCCGCGAGATCGGCGTCGCCTGGCCGGCCGGCCACCCCGACGCCCCGCCGGTCGCGGCATTCAAGAAGTTCCTGCTGAGCCGGCGGGGGAAACTGCTGCCCAGGTGAGGGCAACAGCTCGCGGACGGCACTGCGTTCAGCCGGTGCTCCGGTACGGCAGCGCTCCGGTCCTTCGGCGTCTTACCGCGTCACTCCCTCGGTGCCTTACTCCCCACTCCCGCATTGCCTCCCTCCGTCCTTGCCTCGTCACACCGCCCCCTCGGCGCCTTGGGCTCGCCGTTCCTCCGTGCCTCGGTGCCTCAGTGCCGCAGCGACACCCCGAAGCCCGCGGCCAGGGGCATGCGCAGGCCCAGCGGCGGGGGTGCGGCCAGGGCGTCCTTCACGGGGCGGGCGTAGTCGCGGGCGAAGAGTGAGCCGAGCATGAAATCGGCTGCCAGGGAGAGGACTTCGGCGCGGTGCTGGTGCAGGGAGTGGCCGTCGGAGTGCACCTCGAAACGGCAGGTGTCGCGGTTGACCTTCTTGGCGCGCTCGGCGTAGCGGTAGGAGAGATCGGGGTCGGTGCGTTCGTCGTTGGTGCCGTGGACCAGCAGGACCTGCCGGCCGATGAGCTGTTTCACCGGGTCGGGCCGCTCGTCGCTCTCGCCGGGGTCGGGCAGCCAAGGGGCCAGCGCCAGTACGGAGTTGACGGCGGGGTGACCCGCGGCGTGCAGGGCGGCGCGGGCGCCCATGCCCGTACCGACCAGGCAGACCGGGACGTCGCCGTAGCGGCGGACCACCTCGTCCAGGGCCCAGGCGGCATCCCGTGCCGGGTGGGCGTCGGGCCCGTTCCAGCCGCTGCAGCGGTAGCGCACGACATGGGCCGTCAGGCCCTCGGGGCGCCCCGCCTTCGCCAGCCGGGCAGCCAGCGGCCGCACCGCCAGCGCCGCCACCGGCGACGGACGCCGCACCCCGGTCGGTCCGCCTCCGGGCAGTAAAAGAGCGACCCCGCTCACCTCCCGGCCGGTGCCCCGACCGCCGCCACCCCGCCACCGGAACGCCTCGCGCGCCCCTTCCTTGCCGGCCGTTCCCAGCGGTTTTCCCAGCCGGGCCTCGCGCACCGGCAGTGCTTGCTGAGCCATGTGCAGAACGATGGCAGAAGGTGGCGCGCCCGCCACCCCGTGGACGGGTCACTGTTACGTATCGTTCGGTGAGATCTACGCGCGTAGGGGCTAGAGTGCCGAGATGACGAGCGAGACCACCACACTCCCGACCAGTGAACAGATCCGCCGTGCCCCCAAGGTGCTGCTCCACGACCACCTCGACGGCGGGCTCCGGCCGGCCACGATCGTCGACCTGGCCCGTGAGAACGGCTACGAGGGCCTGCCCGAGACCGACCCGGAAAAGCTCGGGGTCTGGTTCCGTGAGGCCGCCGACTCCGGTTCGCTCGAGCGCTACCTGGAGACCTTCGCGCACACCTGCGCCGTCATGCAGACCCGTGACGCACTGGCCCGGGTGGCCGCCGAGTGCGCCGAGGACCTTGCCGCGGACGGTGTGGTCTATGCCGAGGTCAGGTATGCGCCCGAGCAGCACCTCGAACAGGGGCTGACCCTCGAAGAGGTCGTCGAGGCGGTCAACGAGGGTTTCCGCGAGGGCGAGCGGCGGGCCCGCGAGAACGGCCACCGCATCCGCGTCGGCGCCCTGCTCACCGCGATGCGGCACGCCGCCCGCGCCCTGGAGATCGCCGAACTCGCCAACCGCTACCGGGACACCGGCGTCGTCGGCTTCGACATCGCGGGCGCGGAGGCCGGCTACCCGCCCACCCGCCACCTCGACGCGTTCGAGTACCTCAAGCGGGAGAACAACCACTTCACCATCCACGCCGGTGAAGCCTTCGGTCTGCCGTCCATCTGGCAGGCCCTGCAGTGGTGCGGCGCCGACCGCCTCGGCCACGGTGTCCGGATCATCGACGACATCGAGGTCGCCGACGACGGCTCGGTCAAGCTCGGCCGGCTCGCCTCGTACGTACGGGACAAGCGCATCCCGCTGGAGATGTGCCCGAGCTCCAACCTGCAGACCGGGGCCGCCCCCTCCTATGCGGAGCACCCCATCGGCCTGCTGCGCCGACTGCAGTTCCGGCTCACGGTCAACACCGACAACCGGCTGATGAGCGGCACGAACATGTCCCGGGAATTCGAGCATCTGGTCAAGACCTTCCGATACACGCTCGATGACATGCAGTGGTTTACAGTCAATGCGATGAAATCAGCGTTCATTCCTTTCGATGAACGTCTGGGCATGATCAATGACGTCATCAAGCCCGGTTACGCGGAATTGCGGGCTGAATGGCTGTTCCGTCCCCAGGACTCAACTGCCCCTGTGAACAGTGCTTCTGACTCTGTGTGAGTAGGTAACGCGAGCTTATAGCGCAACGGCCGGTGGAATGTCCACCGGCCGTTTTTTCTTTCCTCGTGGCTGTTTGCGGCGCCGGTTGCCGCATCACTAGGTTGATTGGCCGGTCAAGCCCCCATCACGAGGACGTAAATCGATGAAGCAGGGAACCATCAAGACTCTCGGTACCGTCGCGCTCGGTGCGGCCTTCGCCGTCACCGCCGCGGGCGTCGCCAGCGCCGCCCCGGCGATCGGCACCCCCGACACCACCGGCGTGCTGAAGAGCCTGCCGGTGAAGGACGCCACCAAGGCCGTCTCGGGTCTCACCAAGGCCAAGCCGGCCGGCAAGAACGTCAAGAACGTCAAGACGAAGGTGAACTCCCAGGGCAACAAGCTGCTGGGCGGCCTGCAGCCCGGCAGCCTCCTCGGCGGCTGACGTCGGACGCGGCCCGTCCCCCGGGGGACGGGTACCGCGCCGTGCCCCGGTCGTACGCCCTGGTGCGTACGACCGGGGCATCGTCATGTGCGGGGGCCGGACGGGCGGGTCACCAGGCGGCGGCGCCGGTGGCCTTCTCCTCCGAGGGGAGGAGTATCCACAGCGCCAGGTAGAGCAGAAACTGCGGGCCGGGAAGCAGACACGACACCACGAAGAGCACGCGCATCGTTGCCGGGGTCGTACCGAAGCGACGGGCCAGGCCCGCGCACACTCCGGCGATCATTCGGTTGTTGCGGGGGCGGACCAGTGCGGCGGCCATGAGGACGGCTCCTTTTCGACTCGATGGGGCGTGTGCCCCGATGTCTCAAAGGTAGGTCCGGCCGCCGGAGAGAGCATCAGCCTTCGGGGCCAGTCCGACCCTGGGGATTGTCGGGGTTGTCCCCCCGAGAGGCCCATACCTGCGGCGGAGCCGGCGGCGCGCCCCGGGGACGACCGCCAGGTGCACCACGGCCACTCCGAAGGTGCCCAGCAGCACCGAGTCGATGTCCGGGACCCGTCCGGGCACCCCTGACTGCAGCAGCTCGATGGCCAGCGCGATCATCGCTCCGGCGAAGGCGGTGCGGGTCAGGGAGACCAGTGGCGAAACGTTCAGGCGGCCCGCGGAGAGCGGCAGCAGCACCCCCAGGGGCGCCAGCAGCAGCACCGAGCCGCCCAGATGCTGGACGGCCTCCCACGACCAGTCGCGCGCCAGCTCGGCCCGGATCGTGGCCAGCGGTTCGAGGTTCGCGGCAGGCACCCACGGCACCGTACGGGGACGCAATGTCAGCC
This portion of the Streptomyces sp. 2114.4 genome encodes:
- a CDS encoding Uma2 family endonuclease → MAAVIAERPHHADESGWEEALRVWERTNAPEGCKVEIIEGIVTVAPPPESDHNDTADELQRLLYTVIPRDWGIYQTQGLTIPGRHGLFVPDLAVIPKKLLPRPRERRTADVAQLIVEITTRSNANHDRIEKLNGYAAAGVPLYLLLDPWHSGKPTATLYGEPAGGLYRVLETVKYGDEMHLPAPFEVTVDTALFPAG
- a CDS encoding MFS transporter, which translates into the protein MPPADTGASVTDRAAASPSSSTDTSLSTAAPDPESDKLRPGGPGYRRMSFALFAAGVATFALLYSTQALLPAISTDLGVSPDQASWTVSAATFGLALGVIPLSAVSERFGRRTLMTVSLSVAALIAMLVPFAPSLGALIALRGIQGVALAGLPASAMAFLAEEVRAKALVAAIGLFVAGNSIGGMSGRIVTGWVAQAWGWRAALAAVGVLAVVCAVTFRLLVPKARHFAPRSVGPRALARTLGGHLADPLLRRLYAIGGLFMTVFGAVYTVIGYRLVAEPFNLPQGIVGSIFVIYLVGTVSSAAAGKLVARTGRRGALYLAVGTTSTGLLLSLSDSVYAVLAGLVLITAGFFAGHAVASSSVSRTAKTARAQASALYQCAYYVGSSLGGALGAAAFHAVGWEGTVLLGLAAMVGAASITLYATRKAVAERRLLHLEKAA
- a CDS encoding LysR family transcriptional regulator, with translation MTHDPSSQGPLLQGRNRKDVAGAPRAGAEAGEAAELGGDSWAVVLAPRLAQFTAVARHEHVTRAALELGMPQPTLSRALVRLEDDLGVALFARHGRTLSLTPAGRAFLASTERALTDLERATESVRADVDPAAGKVAFGFLHTLGPETVPGLIRSFRADHPRVRFQLVQNYGEAMIERMRAGDLDLCLTSPVPDYPDLVARRLDEQKLRLVVPDDHALAGRKRVRLAEASGELFVTLEPGYGLRRITDALCAEAGFTPRIAFEGEEAETLRGLVAAGLGVALLPPPAVPRPGVAELTVTAPRAVREIGVAWPAGHPDAPPVAAFKKFLLSRRGKLLPR
- a CDS encoding alpha/beta hydrolase, with translation MAQQALPVREARLGKPLGTAGKEGAREAFRWRGGGGRGTGREVSGVALLLPGGGPTGVRRPSPVAALAVRPLAARLAKAGRPEGLTAHVVRYRCSGWNGPDAHPARDAAWALDEVVRRYGDVPVCLVGTGMGARAALHAAGHPAVNSVLALAPWLPDPGESDERPDPVKQLIGRQVLLVHGTNDERTDPDLSYRYAERAKKVNRDTCRFEVHSDGHSLHQHRAEVLSLAADFMLGSLFARDYARPVKDALAAPPPLGLRMPLAAGFGVSLRH
- a CDS encoding adenosine deaminase, which produces MTSETTTLPTSEQIRRAPKVLLHDHLDGGLRPATIVDLARENGYEGLPETDPEKLGVWFREAADSGSLERYLETFAHTCAVMQTRDALARVAAECAEDLAADGVVYAEVRYAPEQHLEQGLTLEEVVEAVNEGFREGERRARENGHRIRVGALLTAMRHAARALEIAELANRYRDTGVVGFDIAGAEAGYPPTRHLDAFEYLKRENNHFTIHAGEAFGLPSIWQALQWCGADRLGHGVRIIDDIEVADDGSVKLGRLASYVRDKRIPLEMCPSSNLQTGAAPSYAEHPIGLLRRLQFRLTVNTDNRLMSGTNMSREFEHLVKTFRYTLDDMQWFTVNAMKSAFIPFDERLGMINDVIKPGYAELRAEWLFRPQDSTAPVNSASDSV
- a CDS encoding PspC domain-containing protein, whose product is MAAALVRPRNNRMIAGVCAGLARRFGTTPATMRVLFVVSCLLPGPQFLLYLALWILLPSEEKATGAAAW
- a CDS encoding VanZ family protein, whose protein sequence is MQPHGPGTTAAPRMRVTGLLLLVAHLLTVAWLTLRPRTVPWVPAANLEPLATIRAELARDWSWEAVQHLGGSVLLLAPLGVLLPLSAGRLNVSPLVSLTRTAFAGAMIALAIELLQSGVPGRVPDIDSVLLGTFGVAVVHLAVVPGARRRLRRRYGPLGGTTPTIPRVGLAPKADALSGGRTYL